tctcacatGAGAAAGGGCTCACACAGAGCAACTTGATATTAAACCGGAATAGAACAAAAACTATTCAATACCTTGATTCCACTAAAGTAGCACTTAGCCTCTCTGGCAAGGCATGATTAAAGTCTCTTTTAATCACcaccgtggctccttcacaatcttctttgaagggctcaacagcgcaacaacctccaagccgtctaggagacggTAACCTCCAAGAATAACAAgtcgatgatgcttgcttgaaggatcaccaGTGCcccaatgctcaaactcttcaaagttatacACTAGATACTCTCACACTCTAAAAAATGCAActactaagccaagagagggagagcatGAAGGCAAGAGCTCCAATGAGCTGTATTGAAGTTCTAGAGAGCTTACTTGAAACAACAAAGctcttatttatagcccacactcAAGAATATGGCCGTTGTTGTTGATTTGACACATCTGCGCACTgggtggtcagaccgcagcTCAAATGGTGGTTGGACCGCCGCAAATACAACGACTATAAAAGTCGTGATGATAACTTTAACACATgtctggcgatcagaccatGACCCCTCACGGTCAGACAACGAGCAGGGAACAaagtgccaaaactctctgtaccCAGGGCGGTCAGACTGGCCATGCCGGCCATCAGACCGCTAGCCAGATCGGAGGGTCTGAACCCCTCTGTTCGTTTGGCGGTCGGACCGACACACTCTTTGGTCAGATTGGGACTGAGTTCTACTAAGTATCGATCAAGTTTATACAGCAGTCAGACCAGCCTCTCCGGCGGTCAGATTATCACAGCTCAAAAACATCCCAAAGACAACATttccttggtttctctcaaattaaattttccactctatataaaatgcaagtttgagcaattatgacactatagatatctcaagtaaacgcacatcaatctctcttaatagtacggcactTATCCTATTAATTCAGTCAATTtatcttctctaatctcctatGATCGGCAAAAAAAAAGccctacaattatacatttaccttgagctagccattttcatGTTTTCCACCCATGCATCTTCTAGCTCCGCGACATATTTATGACTAATCTTTTCATAACTTattcaaatatgttagtccacaaaagatatattgtcattaattaccaaaacacgaattaggggcctagatgcttcaattttcctctttttggtaattaatgacaataacACTAATAAGTGATATGATTTAAGTTTTGAGCTCACTTTTAGCGATTAGCATAAAGAAGACTCAAATGTGAGTTTATATAGTAAGAAATTCAATgatatgaaattaaatagacAATTTGCTATAAAAACTCATGTCAAGGTAAGCTCCCCCTACACATATTCCCATAAGATTTAGAGTAAAACAAATGGCACAAGTTAAaaagttgaataaaaaaattgacaGAGTTTACCTTGTATATATGGATCCGAAGAAAGAGATATGATCAATATAATCAATAAGATCATAAAAAACATTTTCCTCAAGACATCCAATAAAAATGAGAACATATAGATAGTGATGAATATGGAGATAAGcaaataagcatatttcatcacaTTACAATACTTAAAGAAACAAAGATGCAATGTCGTTCATTACAATGCTTAAAGAAATAAAGATGCAATGTCGTTCATTACAATGCTTAAAGAAACAAAGATGCAATGTAAGATAGTTGTCTCCTTCACTTCTTCCAACTTCTCTCCCTTTGGTATCAAATACCAAAAGGTCTAGTcatcctgaggaggaggaggaggacgaggacgaggacgaggacgaggatagATACTGTAGAAATGATCAGAGAAGGTAGTGAACTGATCATCAAGCCACTGTTGTCCAAGAGAGAGTTGTGAAATATTTCATTCAATTCTTGGTTCTGAGTATTGAGAGCAGCAATGTCCTCTCAAACCAGGGAGATAGACTGATGAGTAGATTGCAATTATGTCATCATAAGCTGATAGAAGTTCTGCTGCAAGCTAGCCTAAAAAGAGTCCAAACTCTACTGAAAATCATGCTGGATGGATACCATGTAATGATTAAAGAAACTAGCTGGAGGTGTCCACTAAGGAGGAATGTTATATTGAGGTTCCTCATGCTGACCTCCCTGAGCTGCAGGAGTATCCTGACCACCCTGATCTCTATTCAGAATGCAGCAAAATAAAGATTTGGAGTTATGCTCACTGTGATATCATTAATAGCCTTCAGAATGTACTTGACCACATCAATTTTTCTTCTGTTCACGATATGATTAATTATATTCCAGTAATGGTCCTAAATAGCATCACTGTTTTCACGTTTTGGAACAAAAATGGCTCTTACAATCTTATTGATCGTAGCGGGAAGCACCTTCAATCCAGTCACTGTCCCAAGTGTGACTCTAGGAATAACCCCCTGTGACTCATAGAAGGCACTCCACATATTTTCAGCCAAATAATCTTCATTATTTATATCAATAGAGCCATAAACAAGATCATAAGGGGTTCTCACATCACTTGCAAAATCCCTAAATGAAGCTTCATATTTTCTGGATCCTATCATCCGCTCAATTTTCTGAGACTCATGAGAAATCCCAACTGTTGCATAGAATTACCTGATGATAGTGGTATTCCAATTACATTTGGAACTCACTAACTCATAAAGATCTAGTTCTTAAAAGATACAAGCTAAACCATCCATGCTAGGCTGACTTCTCACATAATCTCAATCTATCAATttattcaaatattttcttattCAGAATATAACTATAGAAGTCATCTTGTTGCACCATGGTATAAAAATGTGGTTGAGAAACATCATTTTCTAGAGCATATTGATAGATGTTTCTAGCTCTAATATATTCAATTGATGTCTAAGATTTTCTATACCCAACATaagcttgatgattaatttcaaGATCCTCATCACTGGCATATTTCATGTTATGATCAACATTACCGACAAAAAACTATGTTTCCTCACCAATATCttgagatggcatacaatcAGAGTCATGGTGATCATCCTTTGAATCTGAGTCCATCAATTTTTTCTTAGCCTTACCGCGACCAGCCACAATCTTTGTCAACCTCTTCCTAAAGCTACTTCCACTTCCACTGATCATATAAGATGTCATAAGGAATTAGATAAAGGAAAAGAATTGATACAAGATGAAACAGTGAATAAATCAGCTTCTGCCGCTGCTAGCGGTCAGATCGGCACAAGCTACAGTCTGATCGTGAGCACTCAAATAGATCTAATTTGATGgattttgaagaaattagaagTTCCAACCAATCAAACTTTGAGCGTAGCCTAATTTAGACCATAGCAAACCATTACATTCAACTTTATCTCAAATTCACGTCTCATAAGATGGATCCTCTCTTTCAAACCCTAAGCATATAAAATAAACCTTAAAATCCACAATGAAAGGAGAGGGAATAGAGAAAATACCGAGAAAATATGGTGGAGGAGTCCGCGGTTGGACCGGGGATGGTCATAGATCGATCGGGGATAAGGGACTTGGGCTCCCTTGAGTTTCCCTGGAGGGCACGAGTTTGTGaaagaggaaaagaagaagtgcTCGGTTGGGAGAGATGGGGACtagaggagaaaagaaagaagatcgATGTTGACTTAATAGCCGCTGGCTGTGAGACCAATACTCGGGGTGGTCGGACCACTAGAGTCCAGAGGCTCAAAAAGTTTATGTTTAGATTTGATGGTTAGACCAAGACTTGGtgcggtcagaccacgagagCACAGAAGGGAAAAAACTCTGTATAGATATGGCGGTCcgacccgggggggggggggctttcgGTCAAACAGCTGGAAAAAGATAGCTCCAGAAATTCTAGATTTAGATATGAGACGAGATATGATAACCATATGAAATTTAGAGGTATGAAATGTGATAGAACCATATGCAACAAGACATAAACACAATCATAAAAATATAAGCTTGAATTGAAATTGTGTAACAAATTTACATATTCAAAAATGAAATAAACATAAACAATATGAGCATGTGAATCAAGGTATGACTGCTAAAACATATAAATGTGCAAAAATCATGTGCTCATTGTTTCAAGCAACATTTAAGAAGTTAATGACATTAAGTTCATTTCTCAACTTGTAAAAATGACTCTCATCTAAAGGTTTTATGAAAATATCCGCTAACTGATCTCCGGTCCGCACACTATCTACTAAGATATCGTCTTTTGCttacatgatctctaagaaaatgatggtGAATATCAATATGCATGATTCTAGAGTGTTGGATCGGATTTATGGTTATTTTCATGGCACTTTCATTACCACACAAAAGAGACACTATTTTGAACTCAACTTCAAAATCTAACAAAGTTTACCTCATCCATAGCAATTGAGCATAACAACTACTCGCGGAAACATATTCCGCTTGGACGGTAGAAAGTGCTACGAAGTTttatttcttggatgaccatgaaacTAGCGTTCTTTTAAGAAATTGGTAACTTTCGGAggtgctttttctatctactttacaACCTGTATAATCGGAATCTGAATATTCGATTAGCTCAAACTTAGCATCTTTTAGATACCAAAGCCATATACTAGGAGAGCATTTTAAATATCTCAAAATACGTTTAACGACCATCAAATGACATTTTTTAGTGATGTTGAaaccttgcacacatgcacatactAAACATGATACCAGGCTTAGATACGGTAAGATAAAGCAAACTATCTATCATTGATATATATAGAGATCCGATCAACCTGATTCTTATGAGAATCATTTCGTATGATTTTctagtttataaaaaaaaaattagggcaATCTAACGGTTGGTTTTTCCTATATATCTTTTTTTAGTGAGTGATAGTAGTCCGTCTTCAACTGAATTTCGcaaataaattaaatatttgattagggtaatttaaatttaaaatttagcttctacaatcattcacccctctCTGATTAAGTAATTTATGGATATCCGATCCTAGTAAATATATCCCACAAGTATCAAAGATTATccaaatttttaatatttatttttatttagatattggATGGATACATATCCACCATGTATCTGACGTATTTTGATATCTGATATGGATACGTAGCCATTTAGAAGTATCGTGTTTCAGAGCCGCTCCCATGGCCAGCGGCTGTCGCTCGCCGCATGCCGCTGTCCAGTCAAATAGAGAATGCGATGGCTGCCAGCCTGCCACCGTCTGACCTGCCCCAGCCGTTGCCTTGCCCATCGGATTCAAATGGCATCAGTTCCGAAGGACGAAGGAACAGCAGCAGGGAAATTGAAGCAGATACACTATCTTCCTTTCCATCCTGTTATTGCTAATACTATGTCAAAGTCACAGAATGAAGTGTTCATGAGTTGTGTTTGGTACTTTTGTGAGCGTTCGCATTATGCATTTCCCATTTTATTGCTTGTGGTTTATTGGTTGCGAGATGTGTTGCAGGCTGCGATGCGAAGGGATCCTATGAGAAGTCATCGTGATTTTAATCCGCCGTGAGCCGCTGGACCTAATGGATTTAGTGCTACAGTATCTCGTGTATAGTAAAATTACCTTCTTATGAACAATACCGATGCTAGCTGCAGTATTTGACGGTGGAGTGCTGTGTCGTCTCTCATATTTTACTGTGCGGTCAGGGGATTCGGATGCGGTTGCGATTTGCAAGCTCCCGTTTCACCCCATAGCTCCGAGTGGCTAGGACGACATGGTGGAACACCACCTCCCGATTGATTTTGCGCATTTCTGGTGTTTGCGTactgaaagctgttttccatgaTGTTATAAAATCTGTACGCTCATTGTGGTCTGACTATTGTCTTAGGTGTGTGATATGTGGTTGTGTCCCCAAAAAGATACTGGTAAATGGGGCATCTTTCCGGGGAGCAAGTAATTTTACTTCTTATGCAAGATAACTAGCACTATTACCGAAAGTACCACCAGTTCAGCTGCTATGTGAATATCGTTGTTTTACGGTTGTTATCCATATCCATTATTGTACCTGTCGATTTGTAACCTAAGAACCTACTCATTTCAAAAGCTTGTCTATGCCTTCTAAAAAATGTGATGATTTGCTGTATAACTAAAGTTGTATTGTGAAGTGGCAGGTGGAGGTCTGGAGAATAAGTGGTTtattgactctggttgttcgcatcatatgaccggagattcatcatagTTCTTCAGCCTCACATCCAtgaagcgacacgagtacatcacatttgggGATGATTGGAAatgaagggtgaaagccaaatgtATGATAAGgatgaatgagagtttcactctcaaggatgtaacTTTGGTGGAGTATCTGAGATACAACATTCTCTTTTGTATcttagttgttggatgaggacttaaaagtgcatttcaaacacgATCCTTCTCAAGTTCTCGATTCttctagcgctttgatttgcaagatttctcaagttaggagagtttttggaactaatttttctaagtctcatTTGAGTGTTTTAGGCTTGATTTGAGGATTACCTAAGTTCAAGTTTGAGAataatcttgtttgtgctccgtgtcggcatggcaagatggttgttgtCTCCCACCCACCATTCAATCTGGTTATGACTGAACgatcgggagaacttctccatatagacACTGTTGGTTCTTCTCGAGTTCGTTCGGAGGGtcggaagtggtatgttcttatcattattagttatttctctcgctactcttggttcttctttcttgtgagtaaggatgaagtgttctcacacttccggagcttagctttgagattgttcaagaaactccctggtgcattgaaagcaattcgcagtgataatggtatcgagttcaaaaactatctctttgatactttctatcttgagcatgGTATTGAGCATCAGTTTTCTACCCCATGTGTTTCTCAGTAGAATatcgtggttgagagaaagaataggactttGGTTGACATGGCTAGGACTAtactcgatgagcataggactcctagaaagctTTGGGCTGAGGTCCTTAGCACAtcgtgctacatctcaaatagtattttcttacgctcgatcttgaatttaacttcttatgagttgcgcctTCAATCACTTGGATTGTCGGCGCAacactctctaaacgaatcaagaatgcatcacATAAACAAGTGAACGATGAagaagtgtgcatatgatgcatgctcgaacaaTAATAAAATgacatgtttcaaaaatatttgcaaaggaaTGCTAAACGATCCGGGttagaaaaggtttgaacctcggGTAAGATAGCCTAAGTGCATAAAGCTTGGATCTACTAGTAGTTAGACCGATGGTATAGTGACGGTCAGACCAGTGGCGTGCAGAGAGTTTAGGGCCTTGGTGGTTAGACCAATGGTATGGTGACGGTTAGACCAacggtggtggtcagaccaacagctagcggttagaccgaccctagtggcggtctgatCCTGACTATTGGGTTTTGTTATGGTTTTGAACTAACTTATTGGCGGTCAGATTGGCCAAAGctgcggtcagaccgtgagactCTACCGGCGCCACTTGTAAGGCCACCAGCGAAGGCTCCGACGAAACCTTAGACTAGGAGGGGTATCAAAGTACTCCACAAGACTAGAGGAATGTTTTCTATGATTGTTCAGACAACATGCACGGTCCAAACACGTGAAACCCTGTGgatgagatctagatctaggttTAACTTGGGTTTCTTAGCTGAATTCAAAACAACGAGTGACTAGAGCTAGGAAATGATGGAAAACAACATGGGAAGGTTTACCTCAGCATAGGGGAACTTCCAATTGGATTGGTTCACCTcggggaggcttcgatttgTGGATCGAGCCTCAAAGCGGTCGCTAAGCTTGAGATGAAGAAGCCCAGGGAAAAGCATCTCCGACgatggagaagagggggaagaaCTCAGGGAAGCCTTCGGGCAGCTCGAGGAATTCCCCACCGTCGATCTCCGATCGTCGGGgtcatcctcttcttctctctctaaggtttgggtgagggagagagagtgagagagaaaagagaaaagagagtaAGAGAGAGTGGTCGACTCACTTAGATCGAGCCTCTGAGctttggtggtcagaccatgaAAGCTCCTGGTCAGACCACCGAAAGCCCATATAACAAGCCTATGTGGTtgcctctggcggtcagaccgctggggaTCCTAGTCAGACCGCAGAAATagtcttttcctttttctatttttcttcttttccaaaatatttaggACTTTTCTAAAGAGCTCTAGACCATCTCCTAAGTATTTTTGAACACGTTTGAAACTTAATTTAATCAATAAACATGTAGAAACAATTGCCATAATGATTATGCCGCTTAATTACACGATTAACGTTTAGGGACGTGACAACACCGGCGAACATTGTTGTTGAGAAAATCCATATTGGTTGATTCGGGGAAGTAACaatatctctctccctctctgcttccGTTTTTTGTGTGGAAGTAGTAGATATCATGTATATGACAAAATGAACTCCCTCTGTATTGAATAAATCGATATTGAGTTTTTGCAAATGTTTGTTTTGTGCATCAAATTTGTGTTGTTGCAAATTATCTATGAGATTATTGTAATTAATATTCACCGCTGTGAGATGATTGCAACGAAGGTGGCATCGAGCCGCCTCATTTTTGgtaaatttttctttttttaatagaaaatggTAACATTGTTGGCTAATGATAaaaaatcagcactgatagtgtGAATATCagtactgattttttttatggacCGCGACCAAACCTATTAAAACATGCGTATAATTTGACTACCAGTGTTAGTTcaaaaactgacactgatagcaTTTTTGAGCCAACACTGATAACCATTTCTATAGGAGTGGTGATAGGGTATGATTGATCCTGAGGCCATTTCATAACCATGTAATATTTTGTACTCCCTCCATCCCAAAATATAGAGCATATTACAATTtagaaaagtcaaactttatagattttgactaacaattaatcaaattatatgcatgttttattGTATAAAGTACAAATATTGTATCAATAGATCCGTATTTTATAGatcttttaatataatattgattttatagcaattgataatatattgcaaaataaattaattatCAAAGTATACTTTCAAAGACTttttaaaatcctaatacaccATATATTTTGGGAAGAAGGAGTATTATTTTACTCTTTAAATACACCTATACGTACATGAGTATCCTTCTCTATCGTTCTCAGCTAAAAAAATTTTGGTTCTTACGCGAAAATACTAGCAGCATTAACTTGGATCAGGAAATACTGTCATCTCATATTAAGAGGAATATAATTAATTCTAGCTTGTTTGGTACATTAATCGATTGGTTTACTAATACATTAATCGAGTCTGTATATATTGCCCGTCAAGATAGCCCTTTTTGCTCACAAATAACCAAGGAAACAAATTTTGATCTAATCGTGCATTTGGTTAATTTTCGACGTGATCGCATGCATATCTAGCTAGTCATACCAGAATCTATGCATCGTGTTCATGACATGCATGCTTAGTCCACCAGCATCTTACTCTGCGGACAGGGTCAACATCGCCGACAGCTCTATCTCATGCGACTTGATGATTTGATGCCGGATCAAACATAATCCATGTGATGGACGAGGAGGACCTACTCAAGATGCTCAACCAACTCAGGAATTCAGGTGTCACCTGGCTCTTCCAAAATGCTCTCTTCCGAAATTTCCGTGCGATCAGCGACAAAGAAAGACCTTTAGATTAAGACACATTATTGGCTTAGATTAATATTTTCACTTGTTCGATTGCAAATTTATGCGAGATCTATAAAGTTTTCCTGGAGGAGTAGTAGGagtaatagaaaaaaaatcatgaatgtGCTTCTTTTTATTCAGGCCAAAATTTAGGATTAAGGACTTGTTTGGTTGGCTAATCCAGTGTTCTAACACTGGGCCATTTGTTATagacaaatatatttttttccttcttatcAAACATGTGGGGACTGCTCTAGTGTCATTACAAAATGTGTGGCTTGTAGTATTCGAACTCCGCCAGAAACACCACGTGAAATGCAAATATACCTCCTCGTGTCTTGCACATCGCAAACTCGGAGTCGATACGAAACACGAAAATTTTACAAGAGTATCTAATGTCATTCTGAAGCTCCGAACAAAACAAGAACGCGTGGCTCGCTCGCGAGTTTTACGCGTTTAGCGAGGATCTATCAGGCGTATACGAGTGCATGCGTTGGATATATGTGATATGAATTTGTTGTGTGCGTCCTCGTGAGTAAAAAACAAAACACGACGCCAGCATGGCCAAACACAGTGACCACCCGTGCACACTGGTCAATGCGACAGCAGTACACGTAAGCCAGCACATTTCGCCATTGGAAACACTGGCCGTGAAGCTCACACTAGTCTCCACTCCGGCTTTTTACCTGATTTGACATCGGACATGACGGCCACCagacctctcctctcctcctctcctttcttttcctaCTCCCACTGCCCTACGCTACACTATGCAATCTCGTCTGTGTGCGACAGCCACTCAACTCCCACAGCctgcctccttttcttttcgtcTCTACAGTTCTTGTTCCCGCTCCTTTTATTTATTCCCCAGTTCCTCTTTACTACTGCAAAAGATCTAAGCTAAAGGTTAACAAATCTCCATGCTTAGCCCTAGCTAGCTGTTCTCCTCtctgtctccctcttcttcctcacctAGATATAAAGAAACCTAGCAAGCTGCTGATGGAGGATCTCTCCGATCTTGGAGGCCGCGGCCACTCGGGTGCTgcaaggccgccgccgccttcatTGCGGTCTTCTTATAAAGTCCCCGTGCAAGTCTACGCCGTCCCTAGCTCAGCTGCCAGCGGTGGAACTCGAGGTCAAGTTGTTGCACCTATGGTGCCTGCGGCTAGAACAGGCAGCGGTCACCTCGCGCCTCGTCTCCTCGAGGACGGCGATCGCCATGGCGGCCGCCGCGTCGGTCTCGACCCCGTCAAGGCCAAGATCGTTTCCCATCCTCGATACcacggcctcctcgccgccttctTGGACTGCCACAAGGCATGCGCGCGAACACTGATCGATCACACACTTATACATGTGCTGATGTGCAACTGCAAGCACAGATGCATGATGTGGTCTATGAATATATGTTCATCCATTTGCGTTGCATGTGTTCAACTTTGTTAGGTCGGCTGCCCCCCGGAGGCGGCCGAGGAGatctcggcggcggcgcgggagcgGGTGGCGCGGCAGCAGGCGGCCGTGGGCGACGCGCGCGCAGGGCCGGACCCGGAGCTCGACCAGTTCATGGTACTACATAATAACATAAACTACTTCGCATGCATGCTGTGCTCCCAAGGATGATCGGGATGTGTATTAGGAGTATACGATTTGGGATCATGAAATGTGTTGTTGGATTAATCGTGTTGGTTTTATTAGGCTGTTTTGATGTGTGCACGTCTGTGTGTCGTGATCAGGAAGCGTACTGCGAGCTGATCGCGACATGGAAGGAGGAGCTGAGTCGGCCGCTGCGGGAGGCCAAGGAGTTCCTGAAGACGGTGGAGTGCGAGCTCAACTCCATTGCTAGTACTGGGCCACCCTTTGGAGCTCTCATCTCTGCAGGTATTGAGAATTTAATTGTCTAAATTTCTAATATGCCATTGCAAATTTTCCCAATCCTAGATCTGCCATTGCCTGTGTCTAATTTTCTCAATCGGATTTGCCATTCCCTGTGTGTCTAGGACATGTAGGTCCCGGGATCAGGGATTGAGAAATTTTGCAATGCCATCTGAGGATTTTATCCTATTATTAGTTAGTTCGTCTCAGCAAAAATAGTCACCACACAGTAGCAGATAGTATAAATGCTAATCAGGTTGTTTATCTTTTCTAGGAGAATAATCAGGTTATTTATTCCTGTGACATTCCTAGCTAGCATAACTTTCTTTGCATATGTATTTGCAAATAAGCGGTCTAAGCTAATTAAGCAATGCATTTCACAAGTCAAACACAGTGCTTCCTTAATGACCACTATTAAGAAATGCATTTCTCAAGTCAAACACAGTGCTTCCCTAATGACCAGTATTATATTGCCTAGGTCTATATGTGAGTTTACCAAGAACTTGCATTAGGGGTGTACTTGTTAGCGTAATCGTAAAGTGAACAGAGTCACTTGTCTACATGCTAGCTATGAGCTATATGGGGACTTGCTCTCACGTCTGGTCTTATCTACGTACGGTTCCTGACTGTAAAGTTTTGCTTTACTTATGATAAATGAGGACGAACTGACTGCCCTTTGGGGGCAAATCTTATGCTTGGATTGGTACCACTTAATAGGATGCAGGGCTAGCTCTGGGTATCGCCACTTTTTCTCGGAGTGTCCGAAGAACTGTAACTGTACTTCCTTCTAAAAAGATCAGACAGCTGTAGCATGCTACTTTTGGATTTGTGTCTTCACTAACTAGAGCATAAAATCGTCTAATTGGAACAGCTAGGTCATATATATACAggaaaattggtgaaaccaataaTATATACCTAAGTAGTTACTACAAATGATTGTATCTGGTTTTCAATCTAGTGCATTAGAAAGACGCCTCTAGATGTTTTCCTTGTAATGTCCGTTTGTAAATCGTATAATAGTTCCTCGTAATAAATAGATAAATCGTATAATAGACTAGTAGTGTGATGACATCTCTCCGTTGTCTCTCTTGCGAAGAATGTTGTATATCTTTTCTACAATGTAATGTGCTTGACCATGTGACATTTTCTTTGTTGTACAAAGAGTGGAAAAAAGAAGCATCAGTTGCGTCACATATTAAATCTGCATCTTGTTGCATTTATTGTGttaagaaaacaaaaattattGTGAGATATTAGCTACATAGCATTT
The nucleotide sequence above comes from Phragmites australis chromosome 4, lpPhrAust1.1, whole genome shotgun sequence. Encoded proteins:
- the LOC133914158 gene encoding homeobox protein knotted-1-like 7 — protein: MEDLSDLGGRGHSGAARPPPPSLRSSYKVPVQVYAVPSSAASGGTRGQVVAPMVPAARTGSGHLAPRLLEDGDRHGGRRVGLDPVKAKIVSHPRYHGLLAAFLDCHKVGCPPEAAEEISAAARERVARQQAAVGDARAGPDPELDQFMEAYCELIATWKEELSRPLREAKEFLKTVECELNSIASTGPPFGALISAAEERIGLDPSDDEQEEGSGMEAEEALGIDPFSDDKELKRHLLKKYSGYLGNLRKELCKKRKKGKLPKEARQTLLSWWELHYRWPYPSEMEKIALAESTGLEQKQINNWFINQRKRHWKLSEEMQFAVMDGFHPAPQNAAAALYVDSRLAGATPAMVYARPDHGAHGLWHN